Proteins encoded within one genomic window of bacterium:
- the atpC gene encoding ATP synthase F1 subunit epsilon, producing MTAATLKLRIVSPRGVLFDDGDISSIVAWGAGGKLEILPGHTRFLTSLRIEEMRIRKGAGRHLQETIWAVSGGFLEVDREGVTVTTTSAETSAEIDVERARQSRERMLAFLKNGEGGGVETLRARWALKRSEIRLKISTWREGGDRDDARS from the coding sequence GTGACCGCCGCGACCCTGAAACTGCGCATCGTCTCCCCCCGGGGGGTGCTCTTCGACGACGGCGACATCAGTTCGATCGTGGCCTGGGGCGCCGGGGGGAAGCTGGAGATCCTTCCCGGCCACACCCGGTTTCTGACGTCGTTGCGGATCGAGGAAATGCGCATCCGCAAGGGAGCCGGCCGCCACCTCCAGGAGACGATCTGGGCGGTTTCGGGGGGCTTTCTCGAGGTGGACCGGGAGGGAGTCACGGTCACGACCACGTCCGCCGAGACCTCGGCCGAAATCGATGTCGAACGGGCCCGCCAGAGCCGGGAGCGGATGCTGGCCTTCCTCAAGAACGGCGAGGGGGGCGGGGTGGAGACGCTCCGGGCCCGCTGGGCGCTCAAACGCTCGGAAATCCGCCTCAAGATCTCGACCTGGAGAGAAGGCGGGGACCGCGACGATGCCCGGAGCTGA